The Dehalococcoidia bacterium genome includes the window TGGTTTTCTTAGCACCAACACAAAATATTTGATCATATTCAGTTTTTAATTGCGATAATCTATCTTTGTATTCTTTAATATTTTTCTCCAATGTTTCTAACTTGGTAGCACGTTCATTAAACTCAGTTTCATGTGTAAGTAATCGTTTATTAACTATTTCAATATTTTTGGTTTTATTTTCAATTACTTTATAGAAATTTTCCAAGGGTTGATTAACATCTTGAATAGTCAATGTATTTTTTAAATTACGCACTTCACCATTTTCATCAATATCTTCACTAGGTAAACTAGGATCATCAATATATTCTGGTTCAGCGGATTCTAAAGCTGGCATTTCATCATCTAATTCATCGCCTTCATCGTGATATGAAACATTGGATTTTTCAGTTTCTTGTGGTTCAACCCGCGATAAATCGCTAGATTTGAAGCTTGAACCAAATTTTGGTTCAACCCGCGATAAATCACTCGATTCAATGGTTTTACGTTTTGCATCATATTCCAATCGCTTTTTTAATTTAAGTTCGAAAATATCTTTTAATTCGGTTAATTGTTTAATTTCATGTTTAGTTGCTTGTAAACGCATTTGCAAATAATTTTGATTATCTTTCAAAGTATCGAGTTCGCGATTAAAAGTATATGTTTTATATTTGATAATTTTCGCACGGACCAGAAAACTTTCTTTAACTTTGGCTTTAACCACAATACGTTTATCAGCAGTATTGGGATCATCTTTTAATTCCGCTTTAATAGCCTCGATTTCGGTTTTTAATGCGTTCCATTGCTCGGTTAATAATTGTTCGGGTTTACTTGCGGTTAATTGTTTAATTTTTGCGTTATAAAGATTAGCAAATTTTGGATCGTTTTCGCTTATATAATTTTTGGCCGCAGCTGGGCTAAATTCATCTAACATTCTATATAAAAAGCCAATTAAACTGGTCATTGCAAATCGTTGACAATATTTTTCGGTTAAATTTATTACAGAAAATGCCAAATATCGGTTACGATCGCCAATAAAAACAGGCTTTTTGTACGGATTGGAATAACTACGTAATGCAGTAATCATGCCTTCATCCAATTGTTGAACAAATTGAGCACGCTTTTCTGGTGTCATTTTTTGCATTATTTTCCACATTTTGCCAATTTCGGCTTCAAATGCTTGTTTTTTAACGATAGCTTGTTCTTTAGACATTTTTTAATTATCAATTATATATTGTATATATATTATATTTAAAGGATATAAATATATTATGAGAAAACACATTAGAAAGAGTAATAAATATATCAAGAAAGATATAGATAATAATATAAATAATATTATACCTGATAGTAATATAGATATGAATATAAAAGATATAGATATAAAGAATAAAGAAGATAATAATAAAGATAGTAAAGATATAAAAAAGAAAGATAATAAAGATATAAATACAAGTGTAATAAATATACCTGTATTAGATATTAGTATAAATAAATATATGTCTATAGGCACTCCCCTTAAAAATCCATTCCACGAAAGATTCTGTCAGCTATATTCCCGTAATCTAAACGCTACCACAAGTTATTTGCAATCCATAAAAGACGTAACGCCCGATAATGTAATAACTTACGATACGGCAAGAACCAATGGAAGCCGCTTGCTCACATATGCCGATATTCGGACACGCTTATCAGAAATTACAGACCACACCGCGCAAAACCTTGATATAAGCCGAACAGATATACTTGAAGGAATTCAGAACGAGGTTAATCTTGATCCGGCGGATGTTTTCAATTGGACTGGTGAAGCTCTCGAATTAAAAAGTTTAAAAAATATACCGCTACAGGTTCGACAAACTATCAAGTCGATTAAAGAAAATAAGGACGGCAAAATCGAAGTTACTTTTTACGATAGGCAACGGGCGCGGGAGCAATTGATGAAATATCTTGGCATGCTGACGGATAAAGTTGACATAAACGTAACTCACGAATTGGGTAACGCACTTGCCGCCGCACATGCCAGAGTCGTGAAACGTTCTAACCGTGAAATCGATGCACCTGGAGCGATAGAGGCAGATTTTACAGAGATTGACTAATTTTGACCGCACCGCAAGCCCGCCACTGCATTTTCTCAAGTCAAGCCATATCCAAGTATAGGCAAAAAAATAGCCCGGCCTGTGGTAGCGCCGGGCAAGAGTTGAGAGTTACACAATACTCCATATCTCGTATAATCTACCCAGGGAACAGTAATACAGTGTCATGTTGCCGTGGTCATTGACTTGTAGCACTTCGCCAGTGTAGCCAGTGGGGATATCGGATAAATCGTCAACTTTCAGCCCGTCGAAGTTGTATTTAAAATCTTCACAGAGCCAATATCCAAAATCCGCACCGTCTCCAGGGTGCGCACCAAAATAAAAATACGGCATGCAGTATTCGTTCAGTGCGTCAAACAAAGCTTCCAAGTCATAATCTGCGTCCTCAGTTTCGTAATACTCGTCACTCTCCATGCGAGTATTAATCTCTTCGATTAGTCCCTTGTGGCCCTTGAGGAGTTTGCTCTGGTGCTCCAATTCCCACAAGAAAGCGGGTATCAAGTCTTCTGGGCGCATAGTACCCGATGAAACAGAGCCGATGTTATCGTTGTGTAGTCTGCTATACATTATAGTCCCCTTGCCAGAGGTTAAGGTTATGGTTCGTTATCGAACCTATATCTAATATACAATAATAATAATAAATAGTCAAGTGAATTAACGCTTATGTATATACTCGTTAATTGCTGCAAAGGCACTGGCGGCCGGTACTGGCGCGGATCATAGGAAAAAAGAATTACTTTTCCTGGCAGCGACAAAAAGCCCCCCCAGGGGAGGGGCGACCGGTGGCGGCCCTTCAAAGGAATCCATCTCTCCTGTCATCTATTGCTCGTGGGTGTTTTTCTTGATTGGGGGCCTCCTGCATCTTTTTCGAACCCCTTGTGTATACTTACAGCGGTGGGTGGTTGTTTGTGAGGAATTGTTGTATATGATTGGCATTAAGGCAGATGGGTGGTAATGGTTGGAGGTGGTCATCCGCAACTCTTACGGGTGGTGTCCCCCTGTGCCTCTCTCTCCCTCTTCTACAATGCAAAGTTTTTCGAACGCTCTTGCTTTTTGTCTTTATGGTTGTTATAATACAACAACAATTAAACCAAGGGGGTGGTATGCCGGACAAGGAACTCTTGTTTTCGGTGACGCGGAAGGATTTTGATATAGCGACGTTTTCTGGTTCTGGCGCGGGTGGTCAGCATCGGAACCGGCATCCGAATTGTGTGAGGATAACGCACAGGGCTTCGGGTGCGACGGCGACGGGAACGGAGCAGCGCAAGATGCATCAGAATCAGATAGTGGCGTTCAGGCGGCTGGTGGAGACGCCGAAATTCAAGGCGTGGTTGAAGCTGGAGATATGCCGTGCCGCCGGGATGTTTGACGATGTTGATGAGAGGGTCAATCAGGAGATGCGTCCTTCTAATTTGCGGGTTGAGGGTCAAGTTGGTGGCAAGTGGACGGAGATATAGCCTTATTTAAAGGGGGTGGTATGAAGGTACTGGTGGCCTGTGAATTTAGCGGCGTGGTCAGGGACGCTTTCCTGAAACGTGGGCATGATGCGTGGTCGTGTGACCTGCTGCCGTGTGAAAGCCCGATAGGGGCGCGGCACTACCAGGGCGACGTTCTGTCTATGATCGACTTTTCCAAGTTCGACTTGATGATCGCGCATCCACCATGTACACATCTAAGTAAGGCGGGCGCGTGGTGTTGGAAATTTAAGGAGCAAGAGCAGCGCGAAGCCCTGGATTTTGTGCGCAAGTTACTGGAGGCCCCGGTTCTCCGGATATGCCTGGAAAATCCCGTAGGAAAAATCAATACAGCCGTCCGAAAGCCTGACCAGATTATCCACCCCTGGATGTTTGGTGACCCTTGGCTTAAGGAAACTTGCTTATGGTTGAAAGACTTGCCAGTGCTACGCGCCACAAACAAAGTCGAACCACAGGGAAACTGGGTTAAGCCGGGGAATAAGCGTCCGTGGCGGCGCTTTGATGCTGTACCCGAAGGGGGGCGGGGCAACACTAAAGATCGAAGTCGGAGTTTTCAAGGCATCGCCGAGGCAATGGCCGACCAATGGGGAAGTTTATAGCCTTGCCTTTTCTTTTCTTTTGGTTATATTAACAACAAAACAACATTAACCTGGAGGCATCATGGAGAGTATTGGCGCTGGGCTTTGGCTGGGGGACATGAGGGGGCTGGGAGGACAACAGGAGTGGCAGGTCGTCGATTCAGAAGGCATCTCCCGTGGGAGGATTTTCCGTGATATTGGGGTTTATGGAAACGGTGGCGATCATTCTTTTGAGCCATCGGTAAGCCGTTCGTTATTCTCTTCTGCCGAGTTGCGGGTGATAGCGGACACGATTGACCGGCTGGAGGGGGAGATATGATTGAAGTTCTGCAAATCATGCTAATGACCTGTAGGGATTGTAATGGCCGAAACTGGCAAGGTATCGAACTAAGACCATGACGCCATGACGCGTATGACACCAGAATCGGTAAACTATTTTAAAACCCCTTTCATGGCGACTTTCCGAAATCTGACGTCATTCACGTCATGCGTCATAGATGAGTGTGGCAAGTCATGGTGGATGGAGGTTGCCGATGCGTTCATTGCCGCACATGAAGTTTTTCGTATGAAATGTGCCTTGATGGACGACGTTGCCACGGAGGCGGGCTGGACTTCCCACAAGGGTTACGACTACTGCCCTTCATGTAAGCCCGATTTCAAGGGGGAATGATGTGGATTCTCGTTCTGGTGGTCGGCATAGTGGTGGTGGTGATTGTGCTGATGGTCATAATGGAGAGGAGTAACCTGAAGATTCCCGATGCTTACGTTGTCGAATGCCTGATGGTTAGTTGCAGACACCATGATGGCGAGTTTATGAATTGCTTATTGCGGGAGGTCGAAATTGGTTCGGACGGGCTTTGTTCGCGGTATGAGAAGTTAAGCGACGAGGAGCTTCTCAATAAGTGCAGGGGAAAAATTTCTAACGCATGAAGGGGGAAGTATGCGAGTAGGTGACTATGAAATCCCGGTAGTGGTTGTAGACGGCTGGCCTGATGATGAGATCGGCATATACGATTCGATCAGTGGCGACAGGCTGGGGGCGATAGTCAACATCGGAAATTCTGAGGAGGAAAAATGCGTATCATAATCGAGATTCCGCCGTCGAATGTCCGCTTTCCGGTGGAGACAAGCGAGTTTAAGATTATCAAGAAAAGCAAGTCCAGCTATGGGGAGACGGCAAGTTCGGACGAACTAAGCTTGGTTGGTGAGGTAACCGGAGTATATCTGGAGACCGCCGATAACACCCCATCCTGACACTCCTTTTTCCGGTTGAAGGCTTAACCGGTTCGGTTTCGTAGCTGGTTTCAGGGCGGGAAAAGGTGGTCAAGGGGTCTCTTTTGCCCCTATAAAACATGGCCGTCGCTTCACCCGGCTTTCGTGGTTGTATTTTCTGGGCTTCAGGCATGTCCCGACAAGGGCGCGGGTGAGAAAATCGCCCTACGGGGCTGGAAATCGGTCGGAGACCAATCCGGCGATGCCAACGAAATGGTAGTTTGTCCAAAATTCCGGCCTGTTCGTTATTATTGGACGGAAGAAAAACCTGAACATTCCCCTTGCAGTCTCGGCCCTTTGTGATTAGATTATAGATGCCAACGCCTTCATCCTTAAGCTTGGCAGATTTTCTCCCCCACACCATCGGCCTTGCGGGACTCTTGTCAAAGTCTTCCCGCAGGGCCGAATCTTTTTCCAGTCAACTACCCGTCAAATAAGCAGAACCTTGCCCGGCGCGGCCATGAGCCGATTGGGCCGTTTATGGGCCGATTCCAATCAACTAAGCCTTGACTTTTCCCCTTCCTGTCCATATACTGTAACAACAACACTTATCCAAGGGGGTAAAATGAGCGACGAAAAGGTTTTTACCTATACGTCTACCGATCCAAAGTATCGGGGTCAGACGTTGATAATGCTGGCGATGAAAGACAAGGCTGAGGAAGCGGTGTATCGCGCCGCACCGGGTATGCTGGTAGCACTGAAAAAAATACAAGGCTTGGTTGGGGATGCGTTCAGGTCTTTGCCGACAGCCACTTTAGAAGAAGGCGCAATTATAGTAGGCGTTGCGTTAGCTGATATACAAAAAGAGGCTCGCGACGTAATCGACCACGCCAAGGAGATAGCATGAAATACCTTCCGCTCATCCTTTATTCCATCGGCAGCCTGTGCTTTCTGGCTGGCAGCCTCGTCACCATGTACCAGATTTGGAGGGGATGATGACCGACCACCTCCTTTCCCGTGAATGTCCGGCCTGTCATGGCTACAAGATGCCGGGGCTGGTTGTCTGTATGGATTGCTGGCCGAGGATGAATGGTAAAGTCAAGGAAAGGCTATTGAAGCCGGATGTGTACGCCGTCGGTAGGCGGCTATATTTCTACCAGATGCTGGAGCAAACCGGCAAGATCGACATGGAGATATCCTTCCCCGACAAGAAAAACCTGGAACGGGAGTCGGTCAAGTCCCGTGGCTCCAAGAAGTCGCAGCAGAACGAACTTCTATAAGGGGGATTTATGCTGACACGCCTGAACCCGAACACGGCCTATGGTGTCTTCCTCGCTGTTGATGAGCGGGGTGAGTTTGAGTTTTTTGTGACCAGCGGCGTTACGCTGTCCGATGCTATGGATCAAGCGCCAGATCGTGCCGACTTGTACCGCATTGGTTTTTTTATAACGGATGAAAACGCCAAGCTCCGTGGCCTACTGCCACTGCATGATGGCTGCGAATTTACTTATGATGCCAAGGGGGATTTATGACCGAACAGCTTGCCATGCTTGGAACGCCATCGGTCGAGTTGGCCGAGAAGGCTGTCAGGACAACGGCCCGCAAGGAAAAGGTTGACCGCATGATGGTCGTTCTGGCCCACGAGGGCTACCATGTGACCATCAAGTATGAACCTGACGGCGATGAGTCCTGCGTCATCAATGACAACGAGTTCTTCGTCGCCATCCGTGGCAGCCGCAAGCGTTGCGCCGAGATGCTGGAGGATGCTTACGCCGAGATACTGCACAAGTGGTATACCATCCAGGACTACCGCGCTGTCCTGAACAGCGGATTGGAGGAGTAATGCGTACTGTAGCTCAATCTGTTTCCGACATGCAAGATAAGATCGCCGCTCTCGAAACCGAGAATGCTAAGTTACGTAAGCATGGCGGTTGGGAACACGGCCAGTATAACGAATGGATACAGTTGACGGGCGACAACGAGGCGTCAACCCTCGGTGGCCCTTCGATTCGCGTCCACAAGCGCCACGAGTTTTCTGATGATTTGGTGGACTTCCTGCTTATTCCACTGGACGACCAAAAGACCTATCGAACAGAGAGTGGACAGATAAAATCGATGCTTAACAAGCACGAACTCTACTTCTTTTATCAGGCGGCTATGCACCACCTCACGGCGCGTTATTGTCGCATCTGTAAATCGATAGACAAAGCCAACGCGACCAAGGAGGCATAATGGAACCGGTCAAGACTAAACGCAGTTGGGTAGTGGAGTTCGGGCCAGCGATCATCATCATCGGCTGCGCCCTGATAGCCGTCGCCTGCATGGTCTGCGATCCGCAGCCGCTACCGGCGCAGTACGTGGTGCCGCATCCCGACAACATGATGTATGAGCCACCGCCTAACTATGATTTAATAGACTCATCCGTCTCTTTTCTGCCACCGCCGGAGTACAAGGTTATTGCCGACAGCCTGTTCGTGCTGGAAAATCCTGTCAACCTTTACGTATGGGAAGGCCAGTCGTACAGCAAGCGCTGGTGTTTCGTCGGCATCGTTATCCCCGCCGATACTGTTATCGTACGCTACGAAGGAGAGACTACAGAAAGGTACTGGAGGTAAAAATGGCTTACGACGTAGATGAACTTCAATGCAGATTTACTTACCACGCCCCGAAAGAGGGCCAGCCAGAGATGTATGAATCAATACGCAAGAACGCGCTTCATCTGGCGTATATTTTGGTGGAGCATTGCCCCGAAAGCCGGGAATTGTCGCTGGCATTGACGCATCTTGAGGAGGCCGTTTTCTGGGCAAACGCCGCCATCGCAAGGCGCGGTTGACACTTCCTTGCTTTTTATAATTATTATGGTTATTATTGTTGCATGGAGAAAACGATGACCATCTACTGTCGTAAGTGCGGCCAGCCGGAGAGAGCGCTCAACCTGCATACCGGCGAACGCCATAACGTAAAACATGGCGATAACGTCAAGTCCATCCTGTGTTCCAACTGTATCCAACTGGCCTACCTGGAAAAAGATCGCAAGAAAAAGGAGGCGGCGGCATGAATCGCAAGGATATGCTCCAGTTGTGTATAGCCGCCCCACTGGCCGCGATAGGGATTAAGGCCGCCTTGGGACAAGCCCCGCCAACTGTTCCGCGTTACGAGATATTTTGCGAACCAGCGTGCTATGGTGACGAGGAAACCGGCGTAGCTGTACGAGATGGAAATGCGATTATTGAAATTCACGTATTGCCTGACCGCTCCTTGCATGATTCCGTAAAAAGGATTATGGCTATAGAAGATCGCTATCAGCCTTGTCGTGTACATGTTGAGAGGTACGGCATTGGGATGGCCTATCTCGACATGGCGCGAGACAACGGAAGGCAATGGTATGAAGTTGATCGCAGGGGGTGGATGTAAATGCCTTATAAACGAATGAACCGGAAGTCGTTTTTGGGCCTATGTATAGCCGCTCCGCTGGCCGCCATCGGCATTAAAGCGCTGCCGAAGAAGCCCCATCTAAACTTGGATGAGAAGACGGTGTGGGTGGATTGCAGGTGCGCCAAGGGCCGGGGTGATGGTACACCGTCCAATCCATACGCTACTATCGGAGAGGCCGTCGAATCCTTTGGGGGGCCAGCCACGGGAACTGTCGTTTTAACTGCCGAGGGACTTTATGCCTTATAAGCGCCTATCTACTTACAGTCATAGGCTTACGCTTGTACTTGGCAGTCCGATACGCGGCCTGACGCATAGGCAGTGGAAGGATTGCAGGGCTTGGATCGGTCGTCGCGCCGTTCCTCCGGCGACGAAGAAGGCGTGGCTGAACAACGCCATGCTGATGCACCGGCTGGCAGCGGTTGTATCGCCAAGAAAACACTACTGGTCGTAGACCAATCCCCTCCCGATCCTTCGTGGTCGGGGGCGCGAGGGCGAGTCTCTAACGTACAGTGCGTTGGACAAAGGCAACTCGCCCTCTGCTAACGGCGGAGCGAACATGGACGTGGACTTCGCCTAAAAAAATACAGCCGAACGTCCGTCGCCTCGTATCCGGTATGCCGCTATACAAATCGATCTTTACCAGCGGAGAGCACGGGGCGGCTTGGGGCAAGACGCCGGATTACCCAAGCCACGTTCGTCCTAAAATAAAAGAACTGAAAACTTTGGAGCGGAGCGCGGTGCCAATGACCGACTGGTAAGGCGGCCCTGTTGGCCGGTTCGATTCCGGCCCGCTCCATCAAAATCCGAAGCGGCGCGATAATTGTGGACGCGCTTAGTCTGTTCGCCAGAGAGATCGCCCTCGGTTGGTACGTCCCATCCTGTAGTCCACATGCAGGGGGCAACGTGGTGTGCAGTGGCTTGAGCCAACTGCCGGAAACCAGCCAGCTTCGGATATTTTAAGAACCGACAGTTCGTACCAGTTTTCCGAGCGATGTAACTATATTTCTGCAAAAGGGGGATATAAAGATGAACTTTGATTTATATCCAATCAAAGCTGAAGGCGCGTTGATGCCTACGCCCGGCGGGTGTGTTGAGAGTAAATTGTGGCGGAGCGGGGTTTTACTTAAAATTAAACGAGCGATTTATGTGCTATTCCCAAGTCTCGATAAGGGATGGTAGTTGGAATGGAATGTCCGATCTGCAATAATATTTGGGAACCGATAGTCGTCCTGAACGCTGGCGAGATTCTGCCGGAAACGGTGACATGCCCGGCCTGCGGTTGTGAAGTCGAAGTTGATGACGATTGGGAGATGGTGGAGGAAATATGAAACTCAAATCCTACAAGTCGTTCCACGACCAGTTTAAGGAGTGTCGCCGGGATGGGGTCAACACCTATCAGGG containing:
- a CDS encoding terminase small subunit, whose protein sequence is MRKHIRKSNKYIKKDIDNNINNIIPDSNIDMNIKDIDIKNKEDNNKDSKDIKKKDNKDINTSVINIPVLDISINKYMSIGTPLKNPFHERFCQLYSRNLNATTSYLQSIKDVTPDNVITYDTARTNGSRLLTYADIRTRLSEITDHTAQNLDISRTDILEGIQNEVNLDPADVFNWTGEALELKSLKNIPLQVRQTIKSIKENKDGKIEVTFYDRQRAREQLMKYLGMLTDKVDINVTHELGNALAAAHARVVKRSNREIDAPGAIEADFTEID
- a CDS encoding peptide chain release factor-like protein, yielding MGGNGWRWSSATLTGGVPLCLSLPLLQCKVFRTLLLFVFMVVIIQQQLNQGGGMPDKELLFSVTRKDFDIATFSGSGAGGQHRNRHPNCVRITHRASGATATGTEQRKMHQNQIVAFRRLVETPKFKAWLKLEICRAAGMFDDVDERVNQEMRPSNLRVEGQVGGKWTEI
- a CDS encoding DNA cytosine methyltransferase, translating into MKVLVACEFSGVVRDAFLKRGHDAWSCDLLPCESPIGARHYQGDVLSMIDFSKFDLMIAHPPCTHLSKAGAWCWKFKEQEQREALDFVRKLLEAPVLRICLENPVGKINTAVRKPDQIIHPWMFGDPWLKETCLWLKDLPVLRATNKVEPQGNWVKPGNKRPWRRFDAVPEGGRGNTKDRSRSFQGIAEAMADQWGSL